One stretch of Caldinitratiruptor microaerophilus DNA includes these proteins:
- a CDS encoding ComEC/Rec2 family competence protein → MAHVEVEFLDVGQGDSTLIKLPNGKMVLIDCHFNGPSESVLDHVLERLPKDENCTPYLDCLVITHPHEDHIGGIGKLGQKAKIKSIWESGHRLYIPRDKQDEYTDYYDMLDLIRRIKRQGGTVKVLRANRRGFTGGLDDRVQWYCLSPSRAYAEQERPSEDQIHEQCLVLKLEFGGNSIMFTGDSSWRAWSEAIVPSYSELIPTTFLHVSHHGSISFFADSEDSESYIDHLRMMEPDISIVSVGLNNYGHPHAKAMELYRKWTHHYARSKGQVMRTDELGHIVTWLYEDGTYEIMPRYHMEALSGRFILARAKVRPEPGPDADGTYRRGVDITFNLEVSRVPDFLRPLKVRWEVQNNGVGRDHRIHDWYLGKLGFDTVYQNRTAFHGRHNLYVKVTGKNGAPVAEFVHIVRVRDEG, encoded by the coding sequence ATGGCACATGTGGAAGTCGAATTCCTAGATGTCGGTCAAGGAGACAGTACCCTGATTAAACTACCGAATGGAAAGATGGTTTTGATAGATTGCCACTTTAATGGTCCGTCTGAATCGGTCTTGGATCATGTACTGGAGCGCCTCCCGAAAGATGAGAACTGCACGCCTTATCTGGACTGTTTGGTCATCACTCACCCGCATGAGGATCATATTGGCGGAATAGGCAAGCTCGGACAGAAGGCTAAGATTAAGAGTATCTGGGAGTCTGGACACCGACTCTATATTCCACGAGATAAACAGGATGAATATACGGATTACTATGATATGCTAGATCTCATCCGGCGTATCAAGAGACAGGGGGGAACAGTAAAAGTCTTGCGAGCTAATAGGAGGGGCTTTACTGGAGGTCTCGATGATAGAGTTCAGTGGTACTGCCTATCTCCGTCGAGAGCCTATGCTGAACAGGAACGACCTTCCGAAGACCAAATTCACGAACAGTGTTTGGTGTTGAAACTGGAATTCGGCGGGAATTCGATCATGTTTACGGGTGACAGTAGTTGGCGAGCATGGAGCGAAGCAATTGTGCCATCTTATTCCGAATTGATTCCGACAACCTTTCTACACGTCAGTCACCACGGCTCAATTTCCTTCTTTGCTGACAGCGAGGATAGCGAATCATATATAGATCACTTGCGCATGATGGAACCGGACATTTCGATAGTTTCGGTGGGTCTTAACAACTACGGGCACCCTCACGCTAAGGCTATGGAACTTTACCGTAAATGGACCCATCATTACGCGCGAAGCAAAGGTCAGGTTATGAGAACAGATGAACTCGGCCACATTGTCACATGGCTATACGAAGACGGTACGTACGAGATCATGCCGAGATATCACATGGAAGCCCTTAGCGGTCGATTCATACTCGCAAGAGCTAAAGTAAGGCCCGAACCTGGGCCTGATGCAGATGGAACGTACAGAAGAGGTGTTGACATCACGTTCAACCTCGAGGTGTCGCGAGTGCCGGACTTCCTTAGGCCGCTGAAGGTTCGATGGGAAGTACAGAATAATGGTGTTGGTAGAGATCACAGGATTCATGACTGGTATCTGGGCAAACTGGGTTTTGATACGGTTTATCAGAATCGTACCGCGTTTCATGGACGTCATAATTTGTATGTGAAAGTGACTGGAAAGAACGGCGCGCCCGTAGCGGAGTTCGTGCATATTGTGCGAGTACGAGATGAGGGCTAG
- a CDS encoding DDE-type integrase/transposase/recombinase, protein MDEQQREEIATFRWSLIAPVLTQNLSPSERQRLLREIAGHPHEIPSSDKTRVGLRTLQRWVQAYRQHGFEGLKPHTRADADQGRAVPPEVLEAAIALRRAVPDRSVQQIIALLELDGKVAPGRLKRTTLGRYLARAGCTRQELRSKAARSLLRRFEAQHRNDLWQGDVLHALSLPVPGQPGKRRQVYLMAFLDDHSRVVYGQMYFEEKLPRLEDCLKRTILRYGLPRQIYVDNGAIYSTRHLARICAKLGIRLSHSRPYRPQVLLPALFVAPVTSDDVMAVHEM, encoded by the coding sequence ATGGACGAGCAGCAGCGGGAAGAGATCGCCACCTTCCGCTGGAGCCTCATCGCCCCCGTACTGACCCAGAACCTGAGCCCGTCCGAGCGCCAGCGCCTGTTGCGGGAGATCGCCGGGCACCCGCACGAGATCCCTTCCAGTGACAAGACCCGAGTCGGGCTCAGGACGCTGCAGCGCTGGGTCCAGGCCTACCGGCAGCACGGGTTCGAGGGGCTCAAACCGCACACCCGGGCGGATGCGGACCAGGGACGGGCCGTTCCCCCGGAGGTCCTGGAAGCGGCGATCGCCTTGCGGCGGGCGGTGCCCGACCGCAGTGTGCAACAGATCATCGCCTTGCTCGAGCTGGACGGAAAGGTCGCACCCGGGCGTCTCAAACGCACCACCCTGGGCCGCTACCTGGCCCGGGCAGGCTGCACCCGCCAGGAGTTGCGCAGCAAAGCCGCCCGGAGTTTGCTCCGCCGGTTTGAGGCCCAACACCGCAACGACCTGTGGCAAGGAGACGTCCTGCACGCCCTGTCGCTGCCGGTGCCGGGACAACCCGGGAAGCGGCGCCAAGTCTACCTCATGGCTTTCCTCGACGACCATAGCCGAGTCGTTTACGGCCAGATGTATTTCGAGGAGAAGCTCCCCCGCCTGGAGGACTGCCTCAAACGCACCATCCTCCGCTACGGCCTGCCCCGCCAGATCTACGTGGACAACGGGGCGATCTACTCCACCCGCCACCTGGCCCGGATCTGCGCCAAGCTCGGGATCCGCCTCAGCCACTCCCGCCCCTACCGACCCCAGGTGTTGCTGCCCGCGCTATTTGTCGCTCCGGTGACCAGCGACGATGTCATGGCCGTTCATGAGATGTGA
- a CDS encoding flippase, giving the protein MRTHMRGSHLARNTILNLFGQGIPLLVAFFTIPFLTKTLGSDRFGVIALSWVILNYFAVFDLGLGRATTKFIAAELSRGNNQNIPSILRAVVRAQYGLGIVGGLVLAGFTPYLVERTLKIPYALWGEAKATFYILAVAIPVVLVSGSYRGSLEAAQRFDLVNAVAIPSGLANYLMPVVAVLLRWGLPGTILLLVIIRILGLTTLWWLANRTFSSTTGGPTTDASLLGTLLRFGGWVTVSGVVGPILVYSDRFFIGSLLGLAAVSYYSAPYEMVTRLWIIPGSLVATLFPAFSNLDARGQEERTRITRVFFQSVRYLLLGVGSIAILLVSNARNVLGAWLGPEYATESSATLQVFAVAVLINSAAQVPFTLVQAVGRPDLTAKLHLLEVPIYVVLAWTLITRWGVAGAAVAWLVRVTLDALLLFVVAARLLQMSTRMFFTEKIPQATALVLILAAIGYGLSLYSLPMWTHLISTIIIFLVFAGIGIRLFIPDSERERILQLLKAVIRSS; this is encoded by the coding sequence ATGAGAACTCACATGCGTGGCTCGCATCTAGCCAGAAACACGATACTCAACCTTTTCGGCCAAGGGATCCCACTTCTCGTTGCTTTCTTCACAATCCCTTTCCTCACGAAAACACTGGGATCAGACCGCTTTGGGGTCATCGCTCTGTCTTGGGTCATCCTGAATTATTTTGCCGTTTTCGATCTTGGACTTGGTCGTGCAACCACGAAGTTCATAGCTGCTGAATTATCGCGGGGGAACAACCAAAACATACCATCAATTCTCCGTGCTGTTGTGAGGGCCCAGTACGGACTAGGGATTGTTGGCGGACTGGTTCTCGCTGGCTTTACCCCCTACCTGGTGGAGAGAACCCTCAAGATTCCCTATGCACTGTGGGGTGAGGCGAAGGCAACATTCTATATCCTGGCGGTAGCGATACCGGTCGTCCTTGTATCCGGATCGTATCGTGGTTCGCTTGAAGCCGCCCAACGGTTCGACCTCGTAAACGCGGTGGCCATCCCTTCTGGTCTGGCCAACTACCTAATGCCAGTCGTGGCGGTGCTACTTCGGTGGGGGCTGCCGGGTACCATTCTCCTCCTTGTCATTATTCGAATCCTTGGCCTCACAACTCTATGGTGGCTGGCTAATCGTACCTTTTCTTCGACCACAGGAGGACCGACGACAGATGCATCTCTCTTAGGAACCTTGTTGCGGTTTGGGGGTTGGGTAACGGTCTCGGGTGTCGTGGGACCGATCCTCGTTTACTCGGATCGATTCTTCATCGGTTCGCTCTTAGGCTTAGCGGCTGTCTCTTATTACTCGGCTCCGTACGAAATGGTCACTCGCTTGTGGATCATTCCCGGGAGCCTCGTGGCTACCCTTTTCCCAGCCTTCAGCAACCTCGACGCACGAGGCCAAGAAGAAAGGACGCGAATTACGAGGGTATTTTTCCAATCGGTTAGGTATTTGTTGCTGGGTGTCGGATCGATCGCTATCCTCTTGGTAAGCAACGCGCGGAACGTGTTGGGAGCCTGGCTCGGTCCAGAGTACGCGACGGAAAGTTCCGCGACACTTCAGGTCTTCGCTGTTGCCGTACTGATAAATTCGGCCGCGCAGGTGCCCTTCACGCTCGTCCAGGCCGTCGGGCGCCCTGACTTGACCGCAAAGCTACACCTGTTGGAAGTTCCGATTTACGTCGTTCTAGCATGGACCCTAATCACGAGATGGGGTGTCGCGGGGGCCGCGGTAGCGTGGCTTGTGCGAGTAACTCTTGATGCCCTGCTACTCTTTGTAGTGGCTGCCCGCCTACTTCAGATGTCCACGAGGATGTTTTTCACCGAGAAGATTCCTCAAGCCACGGCCTTGGTGCTCATCTTAGCGGCTATCGGATACGGCCTTAGTCTTTATTCATTACCGATGTGGACCCATCTCATAAGCACAATTATCATCTTTCTTGTGTTTGCTGGAATTGGCATTCGGCTCTTCATTCCCGATTCCGAACGAGAACGGATTCTGCAACTTCTCAAGGCGGTGATCCGTAGCTCATGA
- a CDS encoding biotin transporter BioY — MSSAQSSRTVRQVVLAGLFAAVVAALGMVPPLTLPISPVPITLQTLGVMLAGSLLGRRTGGLALLVFLVLLVAGVPVLAGGRGGAGYLFGPSGGYILSWPLAAYTIGWLVERVPPGRFWGYLVANVVGGILLVYLIGAPVLALVTGRTFKEALVGGALIFVPGDLLKALVASAVAVQVRRRYAPGRAEDRAA; from the coding sequence GTGAGCAGCGCACAGAGCAGCCGTACGGTACGGCAGGTGGTCCTGGCCGGCCTTTTTGCCGCTGTGGTCGCGGCCCTGGGCATGGTTCCGCCGCTCACCCTCCCCATCAGCCCGGTACCCATCACCCTGCAGACGCTGGGGGTGATGCTGGCCGGTTCCCTGCTGGGGCGCCGCACGGGCGGCCTGGCGCTCCTGGTCTTCCTGGTTCTGCTGGTGGCCGGCGTACCCGTCCTGGCCGGTGGCCGCGGCGGCGCGGGGTACCTGTTCGGGCCGAGCGGGGGATACATCCTGAGCTGGCCGCTGGCGGCCTACACGATCGGCTGGCTGGTCGAACGGGTGCCGCCGGGGCGATTCTGGGGCTACCTCGTGGCCAACGTGGTGGGCGGGATTCTCCTCGTCTACCTGATCGGGGCCCCGGTGCTGGCCCTGGTCACGGGCCGGACGTTCAAGGAGGCGCTGGTGGGCGGGGCGCTGATCTTCGTTCCCGGCGACCTGCTGAAGGCCCTGGTGGCCTCGGCGGTGGCGGTGCAGGTCCGGCGCCGCTACGCGCCTGGCCGGGCGGAGGATCGCGCCGCATAG
- a CDS encoding thiolase family protein encodes MRDVFILGAKRTPVGKRNGRFRSLPPEDLAAPAIRAAIDQAGIGPEAVDEVIFGNAVGPGGNIARLALLEAGLPVWVPGFTVDRQCAGGLEAVRLAAALIRSGAGRCYVAGGVESTSQEPVRLAPDGSRLARPRFTPPSLGDPDMGEAAEAVARAYGIPREAQDAWARRSQQRFLAAAAAGLFDEEIVPVPVPGPDEPPRVVARDETLRRPLPPAALRRLPPAFRPDGTVTAGNACRHSDGAAALVLAGPEVLERPEPAWRGVPRALGRLVEVVAVGVPPDLPGTGPMAALRELVACTGVDLGEIDLYEINEPFAAVAARAICRSGDQRRCHGRS; translated from the coding sequence GTGCGCGACGTCTTCATCCTGGGTGCGAAGCGCACCCCGGTCGGCAAGCGAAACGGCCGGTTCCGGTCTCTGCCGCCGGAGGACCTGGCGGCGCCGGCGATCCGGGCGGCGATCGATCAGGCCGGGATCGGCCCGGAGGCGGTCGACGAGGTGATCTTCGGGAATGCGGTCGGGCCGGGCGGCAACATCGCCCGGCTCGCGCTGCTGGAGGCCGGGCTGCCGGTCTGGGTGCCCGGCTTCACGGTCGACCGGCAGTGCGCCGGCGGACTGGAGGCGGTCCGGCTGGCCGCGGCCCTCATCCGGAGCGGGGCCGGCCGGTGCTACGTGGCCGGCGGCGTGGAGAGCACCAGCCAGGAGCCGGTGCGCCTTGCGCCGGACGGCTCCCGCCTGGCGCGTCCCCGCTTTACGCCCCCGTCGCTGGGCGATCCCGACATGGGTGAGGCGGCGGAGGCGGTGGCCCGAGCGTACGGGATCCCGCGGGAGGCGCAGGACGCCTGGGCCCGGCGAAGCCAGCAGCGCTTCCTGGCGGCGGCCGCCGCCGGGCTGTTCGATGAGGAAATCGTCCCGGTCCCGGTGCCGGGCCCGGACGAGCCCCCTCGGGTGGTCGCCCGGGATGAGACCCTGCGCCGCCCGCTGCCGCCGGCTGCGCTCCGGCGGCTCCCACCCGCCTTCCGGCCCGACGGCACCGTCACGGCCGGCAACGCCTGCCGCCACAGCGACGGGGCGGCCGCGCTGGTCCTGGCCGGTCCGGAGGTCCTGGAGCGACCGGAACCGGCTTGGCGCGGCGTTCCCCGTGCCCTCGGCCGGCTGGTCGAGGTCGTCGCCGTCGGGGTGCCTCCCGACCTTCCGGGCACGGGGCCGATGGCTGCGCTGCGGGAGCTGGTCGCCTGCACCGGGGTGGACCTCGGCGAGATCGACCTCTACGAGATCAACGAGCCCTTCGCCGCTGTTGCTGCCCGCGCTATTTGTCGCTCCGGTGACCAGCGACGATGTCATGGCCGTTCATGA
- a CDS encoding class I SAM-dependent methyltransferase, whose protein sequence is MNPIDNEGVRSEEAPTCHLCGSRGQLRQSALRDRLFSAPGTWSLLQCPTCGLIWLNPRPLPSDVGKLYTTYFTHRSPSKPAGLSARLRNFIKSSVLASAFGYEGNGLMKMLGLFLARVGPLREMVGGSVMWLNGAYRGELLDVGCGSGQFLANMRARGWNVLGVEPDGEAVRVAREHFGLTVSQGTLEEVDLREGTFDAVTLNHVIEHVLDPVGILRSCRRVLKPGGLLVVVTPNPAGLGARFFGEGWLHWDPPRHLFLLSPQNLGEAAQRAGLQVVRLWTVSRAARDTWQASRILRRHGVLRGGIPRNVPMRLRLEGWLFWAVEYALCTSRPCGEEIVMIATKRDAAE, encoded by the coding sequence ATGAATCCAATCGACAATGAGGGAGTACGTAGCGAAGAAGCGCCCACCTGCCACCTCTGTGGAAGTAGGGGGCAACTACGACAGAGTGCCCTGAGGGACCGCCTCTTTTCTGCACCCGGCACCTGGAGTCTGCTGCAGTGCCCCACGTGTGGTTTGATTTGGCTAAACCCTCGTCCTCTGCCATCCGATGTCGGGAAGCTATACACGACCTACTTTACCCATCGTTCTCCATCCAAGCCGGCAGGTTTGAGCGCGCGACTACGGAATTTCATAAAGTCTAGCGTTCTTGCCTCGGCCTTCGGTTATGAGGGTAACGGGTTGATGAAGATGTTGGGATTATTCCTTGCTCGCGTTGGGCCGCTCCGGGAAATGGTGGGTGGCTCCGTGATGTGGCTAAATGGTGCGTACCGCGGTGAGCTGCTCGATGTGGGCTGTGGTAGCGGCCAATTCCTTGCTAACATGCGCGCACGTGGATGGAACGTCCTTGGGGTGGAACCAGACGGAGAAGCCGTGCGGGTGGCGCGAGAACATTTTGGGTTAACGGTATCTCAGGGAACCCTGGAGGAAGTCGATCTTCGTGAGGGCACTTTCGACGCGGTAACTTTGAACCACGTGATCGAGCACGTCCTTGATCCGGTGGGCATACTTCGCTCGTGTCGACGTGTTCTTAAACCGGGAGGCCTGCTAGTGGTCGTTACACCTAACCCCGCCGGCTTGGGAGCCCGATTTTTCGGCGAAGGTTGGCTGCACTGGGATCCGCCGCGACACCTGTTCCTCCTATCGCCTCAGAATCTCGGGGAGGCTGCGCAACGGGCAGGCTTGCAGGTTGTCCGTCTATGGACTGTCTCTCGGGCCGCGCGGGACACATGGCAAGCGAGCCGGATTCTCCGTCGACACGGGGTCCTTCGCGGTGGTATTCCGCGGAACGTGCCCATGCGACTTCGACTGGAGGGTTGGCTTTTCTGGGCAGTAGAGTATGCGCTCTGTACTTCACGTCCTTGCGGTGAAGAGATCGTCATGATCGCTACCAAGCGAGACGCGGCGGAATGA
- a CDS encoding ExeA family protein, with the protein MPFAREIPTDRLFPAPQHQELLARLQYAIRHRAFAVVTGEVGAGKSTAIRALYDQLDRTRHLFVYIADSRLTPSAFYRDVLTQLGVAPPSLFHGREVKRLFERTILDGYTTNGRQPVIVIDEAHLLSGAMLQEVRFLLNFHMDSISPLTFILAGQSELRGLLRLRTFEAIAQRVQVRFHLTGLGEAETLAYIQHHLHLAGADRPLFSEQALRKIVTESRGIPRVINTICTSCLLDACAHDQRLVEEAHVERVLLELQDTQAPRGGSPW; encoded by the coding sequence GTGCCCTTCGCCAGGGAGATTCCCACCGACCGGCTGTTCCCCGCTCCCCAGCACCAGGAACTGCTTGCTCGCCTCCAGTACGCCATCCGCCACCGCGCGTTCGCGGTCGTCACGGGTGAGGTCGGCGCCGGGAAGTCCACCGCCATCCGGGCCCTGTACGATCAGCTCGACCGGACCCGCCACCTGTTCGTGTACATCGCCGACTCCCGTCTCACCCCCAGCGCGTTCTACCGAGACGTGCTCACCCAGCTTGGGGTGGCCCCGCCTTCTCTGTTCCACGGGCGGGAGGTGAAACGGCTTTTCGAGCGCACCATCCTGGACGGTTACACCACCAACGGCCGTCAGCCAGTGATCGTCATCGACGAGGCCCACCTCCTCAGCGGCGCCATGCTCCAGGAGGTCCGCTTCCTCCTGAACTTCCACATGGACTCCATCTCGCCGCTGACGTTCATCCTCGCCGGCCAGAGCGAACTCCGGGGGCTGCTCCGGCTTCGCACCTTCGAGGCCATCGCCCAGCGGGTTCAGGTGCGCTTCCACCTCACCGGCCTCGGGGAGGCCGAGACTCTGGCCTACATCCAGCACCATCTCCACCTGGCCGGCGCCGACCGGCCCCTCTTCTCCGAGCAGGCCCTGCGCAAGATCGTCACGGAGTCCCGGGGCATCCCGCGGGTCATCAACACGATCTGCACGAGCTGCCTCCTGGACGCTTGCGCCCATGACCAGCGCCTAGTGGAGGAGGCCCACGTCGAGCGGGTGCTGCTGGAGCTGCAGGATACCCAGGCCCCCAGAGGAGGTAGCCCGTGGTGA
- a CDS encoding mannose-1-phosphate guanylyltransferase yields MSTPIVPVILAGGRGERFWPLSRQNRPKQFLALDGTGRSLLRATAERLLPLAGDWANLLVVTAAPLVSGVRKHLPELPEDNLLVEPEGRDTGPAVALAALSAQARRGPDCVLGVFPANHWIGEEAAFQQAVVRAAAVARARDVLVTFGVQPTYPATGYGYIERGEELGDPDGVSIHRVAQFVEKPDAETAARYLASGRFLWNSGMFVWRAGVVLAELRRHAPQVVKPLEEAFPDAVTAAYGALPRISVDYALLEKTDRVVVLPASFGWDDLGDWTALERLLRGQGANVVVGRHVGFDTRGSILYTTGDDLIVTIGLEDMIIVRDSNVTLIVRKDRIQELKRVLAQLNADPRLAWYT; encoded by the coding sequence ATGTCTACACCCATCGTCCCCGTGATCCTCGCCGGCGGTCGGGGAGAGCGCTTCTGGCCGCTCTCACGCCAGAACCGGCCCAAGCAGTTCCTCGCCCTCGACGGCACCGGGCGGAGCCTCCTCCGGGCGACCGCCGAGCGCCTGCTCCCCCTGGCCGGCGACTGGGCGAACCTGCTGGTGGTGACGGCTGCCCCGTTGGTCTCGGGCGTCCGGAAGCATCTGCCCGAGCTCCCGGAGGACAACCTGCTGGTCGAGCCGGAGGGCCGCGACACGGGCCCCGCCGTGGCCCTGGCGGCGCTCTCCGCCCAGGCCCGGCGCGGGCCGGACTGCGTCCTCGGCGTATTCCCGGCCAACCACTGGATCGGCGAGGAGGCGGCCTTCCAACAGGCCGTCGTGCGCGCGGCCGCCGTGGCGCGCGCCCGGGACGTCCTCGTCACGTTCGGGGTGCAACCGACCTACCCAGCCACCGGCTATGGCTACATCGAGCGCGGCGAGGAACTGGGCGACCCGGACGGCGTGTCGATCCACCGGGTCGCCCAGTTCGTGGAGAAGCCCGACGCGGAGACCGCCGCCCGCTACCTCGCCTCCGGGCGCTTCCTCTGGAACTCCGGCATGTTCGTCTGGCGGGCCGGCGTGGTGCTCGCCGAGCTGCGCCGCCACGCCCCGCAGGTGGTAAAGCCCCTCGAGGAGGCGTTTCCCGACGCCGTCACGGCGGCCTACGGGGCGCTCCCGCGCATCAGCGTCGACTACGCGCTGCTGGAGAAGACCGACCGTGTTGTGGTCCTGCCGGCGAGCTTCGGGTGGGACGACCTGGGCGACTGGACGGCGCTGGAACGGCTGCTGCGGGGGCAGGGCGCCAACGTGGTCGTCGGCCGCCACGTGGGGTTCGACACTCGCGGCTCCATTCTCTACACCACGGGCGATGACCTCATCGTCACCATCGGGTTGGAGGACATGATCATCGTCCGTGACAGTAACGTCACCCTCATCGTGCGCAAGGATCGGATTCAGGAACTGAAACGTGTCCTGGCGCAACTGAACGCGGACCCACGGCTGGCGTGGTATACGTGA
- a CDS encoding Mu transposase C-terminal domain-containing protein translates to MAYLSRPHGSTHQTPRQRFEADTEPLRRIDPTALREVFLWEEQRVVDKTGCFSLHGNRYEVDAALSGHRVLLRYDPYDLSQIQVWHEGKRFPDAAPLQLRRTHHHAVPAPAQPPSSDGMNFLTLARKHHEAEKQRRLGQTSYARLVGHKDGEPSR, encoded by the coding sequence GTGGCCTACCTCAGTCGCCCCCACGGCAGCACCCACCAGACCCCCCGCCAGCGGTTCGAGGCGGACACCGAGCCCTTGCGCCGCATCGACCCTACGGCCCTGCGGGAGGTGTTCCTCTGGGAGGAGCAGCGGGTCGTCGACAAGACCGGATGCTTCTCCCTGCATGGGAACCGCTACGAGGTCGACGCCGCCCTCAGCGGCCACCGGGTGCTCCTGCGCTACGACCCCTACGACCTCAGCCAGATCCAGGTCTGGCACGAGGGAAAGCGTTTCCCGGACGCTGCCCCCCTCCAGCTCCGCCGCACTCACCACCACGCCGTCCCTGCCCCGGCCCAACCCCCGTCCAGCGACGGGATGAACTTCCTCACCCTGGCCCGCAAGCACCACGAGGCCGAGAAGCAGCGCCGCCTGGGTCAGACCTCTTACGCTCGCCTGGTCGGCCACAAGGACGGTGAGCCGTCACGCTGA
- a CDS encoding DUF6431 domain-containing protein, translated as MSIILPLAVSVKAYLRRYGRDGPALALRCAGCGRQMREHGAHHRSVVTRRRIYRIPIYRWFCPRCKHTCSVLPDFLCPYARFVTLLREVVVRRRLQQGRSWRDLAWEISSPAVSVVSERTLRRWVRTVRGIAGTWGQFLTAWLLEQRPAVDVFTLVPRHEGPDAALHFLLALGDWLRRQMPVDPVRHRGLFAFLNSFCEAPAPL; from the coding sequence GTGTCCATCATACTGCCCCTTGCGGTCTCAGTCAAAGCGTACTTACGCCGGTACGGCCGTGACGGACCCGCACTGGCGCTTCGTTGTGCAGGCTGCGGCCGGCAGATGCGGGAGCATGGCGCCCACCATCGGTCAGTGGTTACCCGCCGGCGCATCTACCGCATCCCCATCTACCGCTGGTTCTGTCCCCGGTGCAAGCACACGTGCTCAGTCCTGCCGGACTTTCTGTGTCCGTACGCCCGCTTTGTCACGCTGCTGCGGGAAGTGGTCGTGCGCCGGCGCCTTCAGCAAGGGAGGTCGTGGAGGGATCTCGCCTGGGAAATCAGTTCACCGGCGGTCAGTGTGGTGTCGGAGCGAACGTTGCGCCGGTGGGTGCGTACGGTTCGCGGTATCGCGGGGACTTGGGGACAGTTCCTGACCGCCTGGCTGCTGGAACAGCGACCCGCCGTCGACGTCTTCACGCTGGTCCCCCGCCACGAGGGTCCCGACGCCGCCCTCCACTTTTTGCTCGCGCTGGGTGACTGGCTCCGGCGGCAGATGCCTGTGGACCCTGTCCGCCACCGTGGGCTGTTTGCGTTCCTGAACAGTTTTTGCGAGGCGCCGGCACCCCTGTGA
- a CDS encoding Uma2 family endonuclease translates to MSVGTRKPWTAEELNRLPEGWRYEIDEGELVIMAPAGWRHGKVTNRVAFVLSQFVYPQRLGEVLSGESGFFVRREPDVLRAPDVAFYSTERTARVGDTSGFTSIPPDLAVEVHDPSEPDLSRKIRQYLEDGVRAVSVVEPEARTLMRHAPGQPPRTWREGEAVVEEPVLPGFTCRLRDLFGEE, encoded by the coding sequence GTGAGCGTCGGCACGAGGAAGCCCTGGACCGCCGAGGAACTGAACCGGCTCCCCGAGGGGTGGCGCTACGAGATCGACGAGGGGGAGCTGGTCATCATGGCGCCGGCGGGGTGGCGGCACGGGAAGGTTACAAACCGGGTAGCTTTTGTCCTCAGCCAGTTCGTCTACCCGCAGCGGCTGGGCGAGGTATTGTCTGGCGAGTCCGGCTTTTTCGTCCGCCGTGAGCCGGACGTACTGCGTGCTCCCGACGTGGCCTTTTACTCGACCGAACGGACGGCTCGCGTTGGAGACACAAGCGGCTTCACCAGCATTCCGCCGGACCTTGCCGTGGAGGTCCATGACCCCTCGGAGCCGGACCTGAGCCGGAAAATCCGGCAGTACCTCGAGGACGGCGTGCGGGCCGTGTCGGTCGTGGAGCCGGAGGCCCGGACGCTCATGCGCCACGCGCCGGGACAGCCGCCGCGAACCTGGAGGGAGGGCGAGGCGGTGGTGGAGGAGCCCGTTCTGCCAGGGTTCACCTGCCGGCTCCGGGATCTCTTCGGGGAGGAGTAG